In one window of Macrobrachium nipponense isolate FS-2020 chromosome 2, ASM1510439v2, whole genome shotgun sequence DNA:
- the LOC135221137 gene encoding uncharacterized protein LOC135221137, translating to MLAEIVLRSNDQLALLRNYYHHKGNDALRDMDLRELKAFIGILIISAVRSDNHTTMSDMWDLPEGNPLYRCTMSERHFTLLMRVLRFNHSAIRAERVRTDHLAPIQKLFDHVVANCRKKYSQGPHLTVDEQLIPFRGRCPFRMYIPSKPASCSVALFSLH from the coding sequence ATGCTAGCAGAGATTGTTTTGCGTTCCAATGATCAACTTGCCCTTTTAaggaattattatcatcataagggCAATGATGCCCTCAGGGACATGGACCTGAGGGAACTGAAGGCGTTCATTGGGATCCTGATAATTTCGGCAGTAAGGTCAGACAATCACACGACAATGAGTGACATGTGGGACCTTCCAGAGGGCAATCCTTTGTACCGGTGTACAATGAGCGAGCGTCATTTCACCCTGCTGATGAGAGTTCTTCGGTTCAACCATTCAGCCATCAGAGCGGAGAGGGTGAGGACAGATCACCTTGCCCCAATTCAGAAACTCTTCGACCATGTGGTGGCTAATTGTCGGAAGAAGTACTCCCAAGGGCCCCATCTCACCGTTGATGAACAGCTTATCCCATTTAGGGGCCGCTGTCCCTTTAGGATGTACATTCCAAGTAAGCCAGCCAGCTGCTCAGTTGCTCTCTTCAGTCTTCACTAA